From a single Streptomyces liliifuscus genomic region:
- a CDS encoding DUF6295 family protein, with amino-acid sequence MTEQIGIAGAARGVPDWLKVTRANVFYDHPVSAAYDHALIIDFVDPDAGVGARVGIELSAASAWELVRAITAALESPEAQADLAAQRHALAGSEQETVS; translated from the coding sequence ATGACCGAGCAGATCGGCATCGCCGGAGCTGCGCGCGGGGTACCGGACTGGCTGAAGGTGACGCGGGCCAACGTGTTCTACGACCACCCCGTCAGTGCCGCGTACGACCACGCGTTGATCATCGATTTCGTCGACCCCGACGCCGGCGTGGGCGCTCGCGTTGGGATCGAGCTCAGCGCCGCCTCGGCGTGGGAACTGGTGCGAGCCATCACGGCAGCCCTCGAAAGCCCGGAGGCCCAGGCGGATCTCGCGGCCCAGCGGCATGCCCTGGCGGGTTCGGAACAGGAAACCGTGTCGTAA
- a CDS encoding dienelactone hydrolase family protein: MKEGMIVEVVGFRGHEDTAIEGYLARPVTTEPTPGVVVLHHAPGLDPWCKEVVRRFASRGYTAISPHLYHRRGPGHWADVAAAARAEGLAKAMPNGQVMGDTAGAAAYLRAQPGASGKVGVIGFCSGGRQAFLAACDVPSLDAAVDCWGGSIFPQPPDPGRPGPAPKGVIHRAPDMSMPLLGIFGNEDLNPTPEQVDEMERVLTKHGKSFRFFRYDGAGHAFFASDKPNYRQEQAVDGWERVFEFYNEHLR; this comes from the coding sequence TTGAAAGAAGGAATGATCGTCGAGGTCGTCGGCTTCCGGGGTCACGAGGACACCGCAATCGAGGGCTACCTCGCCCGGCCCGTGACCACCGAACCCACCCCCGGAGTCGTCGTCCTCCACCACGCACCGGGACTTGACCCGTGGTGCAAGGAGGTGGTGCGGCGCTTCGCGTCCCGGGGCTACACGGCCATCTCTCCGCACCTCTATCACCGGCGCGGTCCCGGGCACTGGGCGGACGTCGCCGCCGCTGCTCGCGCGGAGGGGCTCGCCAAGGCGATGCCGAACGGACAGGTGATGGGCGACACCGCCGGCGCCGCAGCGTACTTGCGGGCGCAGCCGGGTGCCAGTGGCAAGGTCGGGGTGATCGGCTTCTGCTCCGGCGGCCGGCAGGCGTTCCTGGCGGCTTGCGACGTGCCCTCGCTCGATGCGGCGGTGGACTGCTGGGGCGGGAGCATCTTCCCGCAACCCCCCGATCCCGGTCGCCCGGGCCCGGCACCGAAGGGCGTCATCCACAGGGCGCCGGACATGTCGATGCCACTTCTGGGGATCTTCGGCAACGAAGATCTCAACCCCACCCCGGAGCAGGTCGACGAGATGGAACGCGTGCTGACGAAGCACGGGAAGTCGTTCAGGTTCTTCCGCTACGACGGTGCCGGTCACGCGTTCTTCGCTTCGGACAAGCCCAACTACCGGCAGGAGCAGGCCGTGGACGGGTGGGAGCGGGTCTTCGAGTTCTACAACGAGCACCTGCGCTGA
- a CDS encoding VOC family protein — MPKVTRLGHVGLFVTDPEVMLAFYSGFLGMTVTDRDERRVFLSSRPGEEHHELLLAKNEERHTDPQQLSFVVESLTDLREFYAQIVERKYSIDHVNNHGNAIGCYFRDPEDNRVEVYWHTGIDWPQPFSQPIDLFLSEAELLGVLDDMKASA, encoded by the coding sequence ATGCCCAAGGTCACCCGTCTCGGCCACGTCGGTCTGTTCGTCACCGATCCGGAGGTCATGCTCGCGTTCTACTCGGGCTTCCTCGGTATGACCGTGACCGACCGCGACGAGCGGCGCGTCTTCCTGAGCTCGCGTCCCGGCGAGGAGCACCACGAGCTGCTTCTGGCGAAGAACGAGGAGCGGCACACCGACCCGCAGCAGCTGTCCTTCGTTGTCGAGTCGCTGACGGACCTGCGGGAGTTCTACGCGCAGATCGTCGAGCGGAAGTACTCGATCGACCACGTCAACAACCATGGCAACGCGATCGGTTGCTACTTCCGTGACCCCGAGGACAACCGTGTCGAGGTCTACTGGCACACGGGCATCGACTGGCCGCAGCCCTTCAGCCAGCCGATCGACCTGTTCCTGTCCGAGGCGGAGCTCCTCGGGGTGCTGGACGACATGAAGGCCTCGGCGTGA
- a CDS encoding FAD-dependent monooxygenase: MSRAPIEASTSVAIAGGGPVGMALAIDLAQRGVASVVFENRAEGDRFSARTNMTNVRSMEHFRRWGIADALRENDPVSPRIQRDVAFVTRLNGHLIQHFPRAYEWSERLPIASEVAEWAPNEAIEKTLRARAAELPLIDVRFGHEVESFEQDDDGVTVHVTGPDGPRAFRSDYLVAADGSRSRLRSRVLNVRLEGKANLARSFLWHLRAPGLAEHWKASPMVSMTLFYNEDRYCDSLVPQSGEDQWAYFCSPVPDHIDGDDWEACRDMLFRAVGAEFEVEPLEGGTFITHSMQAPRYDYGRVLLAGDAAHLVSPMGGFGMNIGIGDAADLGWKLAALVQGWGGPLLLASYSIERGEAARFILDGCERNQAVGASQLVRDGIEDPGPQGDAVRAQVAEDIQVQKARQFKRMGGQLGYRYSSSPIILRDGVQEPAANFEDYVPSAAPGNRAPHHWLKDGSSLYDHIGQGFTLLVLDEIETGPLRRAADARGVPLDVFTPGEPDRAALHDLYLAPATLLRSDHHVAWRGHALDDVDRLLDVVTGSSAWPTAVTP, from the coding sequence GTGAGCAGGGCACCTATTGAGGCGTCGACCTCGGTGGCGATAGCCGGAGGCGGGCCCGTTGGGATGGCGCTCGCCATCGACCTGGCGCAGCGTGGCGTGGCCAGCGTGGTCTTCGAGAACCGCGCCGAAGGCGACCGTTTCTCGGCGCGCACCAACATGACAAACGTCCGTTCGATGGAGCACTTTCGCCGTTGGGGGATCGCCGACGCGCTGCGGGAGAACGACCCCGTGAGCCCGCGGATCCAGCGGGACGTGGCCTTCGTGACACGACTGAACGGGCATCTGATCCAGCACTTCCCCCGGGCCTACGAGTGGTCCGAGCGGCTGCCGATCGCCTCGGAGGTCGCCGAGTGGGCGCCCAACGAGGCGATCGAGAAGACTCTGCGGGCCCGGGCTGCGGAACTCCCGTTGATCGACGTGCGCTTCGGGCACGAGGTCGAGTCGTTCGAGCAGGACGACGACGGCGTCACCGTGCACGTGACCGGGCCCGACGGGCCGAGGGCGTTCCGCAGCGATTACCTCGTGGCCGCGGACGGAAGCCGGTCGCGGCTGCGCAGCCGGGTTCTCAATGTGCGCCTGGAGGGCAAGGCCAACCTGGCGCGGAGCTTCCTCTGGCATCTGCGTGCCCCCGGGCTCGCAGAGCACTGGAAGGCCTCGCCCATGGTCTCCATGACGCTCTTCTACAACGAGGACCGCTACTGCGACAGCCTCGTACCGCAGTCCGGCGAGGACCAGTGGGCGTACTTCTGTTCGCCGGTTCCCGACCACATCGACGGCGACGACTGGGAGGCATGCCGCGACATGCTCTTCCGCGCGGTCGGCGCCGAGTTCGAGGTCGAGCCGCTGGAGGGCGGGACGTTCATCACCCACTCGATGCAGGCACCGCGCTACGACTACGGCCGGGTGCTGCTGGCGGGAGACGCCGCCCATCTGGTCTCCCCGATGGGCGGGTTCGGTATGAACATCGGCATCGGGGACGCCGCCGACCTCGGATGGAAGCTCGCGGCACTCGTCCAAGGATGGGGTGGGCCCCTGCTCCTGGCGAGCTACAGCATCGAGCGGGGCGAAGCGGCCCGGTTCATCCTCGACGGCTGCGAGCGCAATCAGGCTGTGGGCGCGTCGCAGCTGGTGCGCGACGGTATAGAGGACCCGGGTCCGCAAGGGGATGCCGTGCGTGCGCAGGTCGCCGAGGACATCCAGGTGCAGAAGGCGCGACAGTTCAAGCGCATGGGTGGCCAACTGGGCTACCGGTACTCCAGCTCGCCGATCATCCTGCGCGACGGCGTGCAGGAGCCGGCGGCCAACTTCGAGGACTACGTCCCCTCGGCGGCGCCGGGCAACCGGGCTCCCCATCACTGGCTCAAGGACGGTTCTTCGCTCTATGACCACATCGGGCAGGGGTTCACCCTCCTGGTGCTGGACGAGATCGAGACCGGGCCGCTGCGTCGGGCGGCCGACGCGCGCGGCGTACCGCTCGACGTGTTCACGCCCGGCGAGCCCGACCGGGCTGCCCTGCACGACCTCTACCTGGCACCCGCGACGTTGCTCCGCTCGGACCACCACGTCGCCTGGCGTGGCCATGCGCTGGACGACGTCGACCGTCTGCTCGACGTCGTCACCGGGTCGTCGGCCTGGCCGACGGCCGTTACCCCGTGA
- a CDS encoding helix-turn-helix domain-containing protein: MCRTRLGSPWRTGPPAWLKEQFGGTDPLLARLPGGPRRDGGAELSQFARQFKARTGRPAHRSLMRLRVEQAARLLCPGSLSIAQVVARHGFFRQEHLDRADPLSRYDTSGSVPRRLNAGRPGASARKRGGGGPGLHGRTGHAP, encoded by the coding sequence ATGTGCCGGACACGATTGGGCAGTCCGTGGCGGACCGGCCCACCAGCATGGCTGAAGGAGCAGTTCGGCGGTACCGACCCCCTCCTGGCCCGTCTCCCTGGAGGGCCTCGCCGCGACGGCGGGGCCGAACTCAGCCAATTCGCACGGCAGTTCAAGGCGCGTACCGGGCGCCCTGCCCATCGCTCTCTCATGAGACTCCGAGTGGAACAGGCAGCCCGCCTGCTGTGTCCCGGAAGCCTGTCCATCGCACAGGTGGTGGCCCGGCACGGCTTCTTCCGCCAGGAGCACCTGGACCGAGCTGATCCGCTCTCGCGGTACGACACCAGCGGCTCTGTGCCAAGAAGGCTGAATGCCGGTCGTCCAGGAGCGAGTGCGAGGAAGAGGGGCGGGGGAGGCCCCGGCCTGCACGGCCGCACCGGTCACGCGCCTTGA
- a CDS encoding 3-oxoacid CoA-transferase subunit B, whose product MNPTSSSLSLVEHLGRGPLTKHEMAARVARDIPHGSYVNLGIGQPTLVADHLPEGAGVVLHTENGMLNMGPAAQDGQIDPDLINAGKIPVTELPGAAYFHHADSFAMMRGGHLDICVLGAFQVSSGGDLANWHTGAPDAIPAVGGAMDLAIGAKRVFVMMTLFTKQGVPKLVPECTYPLTGIGCVDRIYTDFATFQVGPGGATVLETFGIQYDDLAQRLEVALSRVDGP is encoded by the coding sequence ATGAACCCGACGAGCTCATCCCTGTCCCTCGTGGAACACCTCGGCCGGGGGCCGCTGACCAAGCACGAGATGGCCGCGCGGGTGGCGCGTGACATCCCGCACGGGTCCTACGTCAATCTGGGCATCGGCCAGCCGACGCTGGTGGCCGACCACCTTCCGGAGGGGGCGGGGGTGGTGCTGCACACCGAGAACGGCATGCTCAACATGGGCCCGGCGGCCCAGGACGGACAGATCGATCCCGATCTCATCAACGCGGGCAAGATCCCGGTCACCGAACTGCCCGGAGCCGCCTACTTCCACCACGCCGACTCCTTCGCCATGATGCGTGGCGGCCATCTCGACATCTGCGTACTGGGTGCCTTCCAGGTGTCCTCGGGCGGCGACCTCGCCAACTGGCACACGGGTGCCCCCGACGCCATTCCGGCTGTCGGAGGGGCGATGGACCTGGCGATCGGCGCCAAGCGGGTGTTCGTGATGATGACTCTGTTCACCAAGCAGGGTGTGCCCAAGCTGGTCCCGGAGTGCACCTACCCGCTCACCGGCATCGGCTGTGTCGACCGCATCTACACGGACTTCGCGACGTTCCAGGTGGGTCCCGGGGGCGCCACCGTCCTTGAGACCTTCGGCATTCAGTACGACGACCTCGCGCAGCGCCTCGAAGTCGCTCTGTCTCGTGTGGACGGGCCCTGA
- a CDS encoding 3-oxoacid CoA-transferase subunit A translates to MSIRLCGDPDEAVAGIEDGSTVLVGGFGMAGMPVELIDALIRQGATGLTVVSNNAGNGDAGLAALLDKGRVRRIVCSFPRQSDSWVFDRLYRAGRIELEVAPQGTLAERLRAAGAGIGAFYSPTGAGTLLAEGKETREIAGRTHVLEYPIKGDVALIGAYRADRMGNLVYRRTARNFGPVMATAATTVVAQVREIVDVGALDPEAVVTPGIYVDRVVQVVPAA, encoded by the coding sequence ATGAGCATTCGGTTGTGCGGGGATCCCGACGAGGCCGTCGCCGGGATCGAGGACGGCTCGACCGTACTGGTGGGCGGGTTCGGCATGGCCGGGATGCCGGTCGAGCTGATCGACGCGCTCATCCGGCAGGGCGCGACCGGGCTGACCGTGGTGTCGAACAACGCCGGAAACGGCGACGCCGGGCTCGCGGCCCTGCTGGACAAGGGGCGGGTGCGCCGGATCGTGTGCTCGTTCCCCCGGCAGTCCGACTCGTGGGTCTTCGATCGGTTGTACCGCGCTGGCCGCATCGAACTGGAGGTGGCCCCGCAGGGCACGCTCGCCGAGCGGCTGCGCGCGGCCGGCGCCGGGATCGGCGCGTTCTACTCGCCCACCGGTGCCGGCACCCTGCTCGCCGAGGGCAAGGAGACCCGGGAGATAGCGGGCCGCACGCATGTCCTGGAGTACCCGATCAAGGGGGACGTCGCACTGATCGGTGCCTACCGGGCCGACCGGATGGGCAACCTCGTCTACCGCAGGACCGCCCGCAACTTCGGGCCGGTCATGGCCACGGCGGCCACCACGGTCGTGGCCCAGGTGCGCGAGATCGTCGATGTCGGCGCACTCGATCCCGAGGCCGTGGTGACCCCCGGCATCTATGTCGACCGCGTCGTACAGGTGGTGCCCGCAGCATGA
- a CDS encoding thiolase family protein, translating to MVASFVYSAVRTPFGRYGGALAEIRPDDLAATAVSAVLGKVPSLDPAALDDVFWGNVNGAGEDNRNVGRMAVLLAGLPTTVPATTVNRLCGSSLDAAITGSRAVESGDADIVLTGGVESMTRAPWVLPKPSRAFPTGHVTALSTTLGWRQINERMPKEWTVSLGEANEQLADRFEIPRERQDEFAARSHTLAHAAWESGFYDDLVIPVVVDGEDVLSRDEGIRAGSTPQKLAGLKPSFRPDGCITAGNASPLSDGASAVLIGSEAAASRIGSTPLARIAGRGVSALEPQMFGFAPVEAAERALKRAGISWADVSAVELNEAFAVQSLACVDAWKIDPAIVNTMGGAIALGHPLGASGGRILGTLAGRLRASGQRWGVAAICIGVGQALAVVLESAV from the coding sequence ATGGTTGCCAGCTTCGTTTACAGCGCAGTGCGAACGCCCTTCGGCCGCTACGGCGGGGCGCTCGCCGAGATCCGTCCCGACGACCTCGCCGCCACCGCGGTGTCGGCTGTTCTGGGCAAGGTCCCCTCCCTCGATCCCGCCGCCCTCGACGACGTGTTCTGGGGCAACGTCAATGGAGCAGGCGAGGACAACCGCAACGTCGGCCGGATGGCGGTCCTCCTGGCCGGGCTGCCGACGACGGTCCCCGCGACGACCGTGAACCGGCTCTGCGGCTCCTCCCTCGACGCGGCGATCACGGGTTCGCGCGCGGTGGAGAGCGGTGACGCCGACATCGTCCTGACGGGCGGCGTGGAGTCGATGACCCGGGCACCGTGGGTGCTGCCCAAGCCGTCCCGGGCCTTCCCCACCGGCCATGTGACCGCTCTGTCGACCACTCTCGGCTGGCGACAGATCAACGAACGCATGCCGAAGGAGTGGACCGTCTCCCTCGGCGAGGCCAACGAGCAGCTCGCCGACCGGTTCGAGATACCCAGAGAGCGCCAGGACGAGTTCGCCGCCCGCTCCCACACCCTCGCGCACGCCGCCTGGGAGTCCGGCTTCTACGACGACCTGGTGATCCCGGTCGTGGTGGACGGGGAGGATGTCCTGTCCCGTGACGAGGGGATCCGGGCCGGATCCACTCCGCAGAAGCTGGCCGGCCTCAAACCGTCCTTCCGGCCCGACGGCTGCATCACAGCAGGCAACGCCTCGCCGCTCAGCGACGGCGCGTCCGCCGTGCTGATCGGCTCCGAGGCAGCCGCCTCCCGGATCGGCAGCACGCCGCTGGCCCGGATCGCCGGGCGGGGGGTGTCGGCGCTCGAACCGCAGATGTTCGGGTTCGCGCCGGTCGAGGCGGCCGAGCGGGCGTTGAAGCGAGCCGGGATCTCGTGGGCCGATGTCTCCGCGGTCGAGCTCAACGAGGCCTTCGCTGTGCAGTCCCTGGCCTGCGTGGACGCCTGGAAGATCGACCCGGCGATCGTGAACACCATGGGCGGTGCCATCGCTCTCGGCCATCCACTCGGAGCATCGGGCGGCCGGATCCTCGGCACGCTGGCCGGGCGTCTGCGCGCGTCGGGACAGCGATGGGGGGTCGCCGCGATCTGCATCGGTGTCGGACAGGCGTTGGCCGTGGTCCTGGAGAGTGCGGTATGA
- a CDS encoding LysR family transcriptional regulator, giving the protein MELRQIRYVLALAEECHFGRAAERLHVAQSALSQQLKQLERELGTTLFTRSTRRVELTEAGRQLVAHGRSILAEVGRAEEQMTLLATGRAGRVSIGFVGTATYDVLPQIARRVRAQLPDVALELHGELLNPELVEGLRDGAYDLALLRSDALPDVGLTFTALRSERLVAALPAGHPLADRSRVALAELADESFVVHPSQGRSSMHGRVLAACARAGFVPSPLTEVGETSTLVVFVAAGHGVALVPESVQSLRLDRVVYVPLVETETVTLGLARRPLRNSPATERIAAMIEQYMSSSAGQQ; this is encoded by the coding sequence ATGGAGCTCCGGCAGATCCGCTACGTCCTCGCACTCGCCGAGGAGTGCCACTTCGGCCGCGCCGCCGAGCGACTCCACGTGGCGCAGTCCGCCCTCTCCCAGCAGCTCAAGCAGTTGGAGCGCGAGCTGGGCACCACACTGTTCACACGGTCGACGAGGCGGGTCGAACTCACCGAGGCCGGCCGTCAGCTGGTCGCCCATGGACGGTCGATCCTGGCCGAGGTCGGACGGGCCGAGGAGCAGATGACGCTGCTCGCCACCGGCCGGGCGGGTCGGGTGTCCATCGGCTTCGTCGGCACAGCCACGTACGACGTCCTGCCGCAGATCGCCCGACGGGTTCGCGCGCAGCTCCCGGACGTGGCCCTCGAACTGCACGGCGAACTGCTCAACCCCGAGCTGGTCGAAGGCCTTCGGGACGGCGCCTACGACCTCGCCCTGCTGCGCTCCGACGCTCTGCCGGACGTCGGCCTGACCTTCACCGCCCTGCGGTCCGAACGCCTGGTGGCCGCCCTTCCCGCCGGGCACCCACTGGCCGACCGGAGCCGAGTCGCCCTCGCGGAACTCGCCGACGAGTCCTTCGTCGTCCATCCCTCCCAGGGCAGGTCCTCCATGCACGGCCGGGTCCTCGCCGCCTGCGCCCGTGCCGGCTTCGTTCCCTCACCGTTGACGGAGGTGGGCGAGACATCCACCCTGGTCGTCTTCGTCGCGGCCGGCCACGGTGTCGCCCTGGTCCCGGAATCGGTACAGAGCCTCCGCCTCGACAGGGTCGTCTACGTCCCACTTGTCGAGACCGAGACGGTCACTCTCGGACTGGCGCGTCGTCCGCTGCGGAACTCGCCGGCCACGGAACGGATAGCGGCGATGATCGAGCAGTACATGTCGAGCAGTGCCGGGCAGCAGTAG
- a CDS encoding helix-turn-helix domain-containing protein, translated as MIGAVRIPRARRFATARIEPDRQVELWERHNAESLIALACRPPVARPFAAVEVNLQLERVHLARVRGTRHVVERSAELVEATPTEAIAVYMTITGEAVFEQDGHRRVLRPGQLLVCDADRPFLRGFGRGLEELAVKVPRSEFSALTGLATVPTPVVVDVGPGENPHGRALARLAARAVRQDRPVPADEQAVIELVSVLAASDHVGLPVAHRAAARTFIEEHFTDPALRAADIASGTGISERHLSRLFAAVGTSVPGHILSRRLDAAYSMLTSDAASGLRTSDVAARCGFTSAAYFSRTFHERFGTTAGGVRAGSA; from the coding sequence ATGATCGGCGCCGTCAGGATTCCCAGAGCCCGTCGCTTCGCCACCGCACGGATCGAGCCGGACCGTCAGGTGGAGCTCTGGGAGCGGCACAACGCGGAGTCTTTGATCGCCCTCGCCTGTCGACCGCCGGTGGCGAGGCCGTTCGCTGCTGTAGAGGTGAACCTCCAGCTTGAGCGGGTCCATCTCGCCCGGGTACGTGGGACTCGGCACGTGGTCGAGCGCTCTGCCGAGTTGGTCGAGGCCACGCCCACCGAGGCGATCGCCGTCTATATGACCATCACGGGAGAGGCGGTCTTCGAGCAGGACGGACACCGTCGGGTGCTGCGGCCCGGGCAGCTTCTCGTCTGCGATGCCGACCGTCCCTTTCTCCGTGGGTTCGGCCGCGGACTGGAGGAACTGGCCGTAAAGGTTCCCCGTTCGGAGTTCTCCGCGCTCACCGGCCTGGCGACCGTGCCCACGCCCGTCGTCGTCGACGTGGGCCCCGGCGAGAACCCTCACGGTCGGGCCCTGGCCCGACTCGCGGCACGGGCGGTCCGCCAGGATCGCCCTGTGCCGGCAGACGAGCAGGCAGTCATCGAACTCGTATCGGTGCTCGCCGCCTCCGACCACGTCGGTCTGCCGGTGGCACACAGAGCGGCGGCTCGCACGTTCATCGAGGAGCACTTCACCGATCCGGCGCTCCGCGCGGCCGACATCGCGTCCGGCACGGGCATCAGCGAGCGACACCTGTCGCGTCTGTTCGCGGCCGTCGGCACCAGCGTGCCCGGACACATCCTCTCGCGTCGGCTGGATGCGGCGTACAGCATGCTGACGTCCGATGCGGCCAGCGGCCTCCGCACGTCGGACGTGGCTGCACGGTGCGGCTTCACGTCGGCCGCGTACTTCTCCCGCACCTTCCACGAGCGGTTCGGCACCACCGCCGGCGGGGTTCGGGCCGGGTCCGCCTGA
- a CDS encoding FAD-dependent oxidoreductase → MPVFDDGQPETRPPTSSVVETEVLIVGSGPAGASAALFLSTLGVDNMVITKYRWTANTPRAHITNQRAMEIFRDMGIEDQVLADATPHHLVGDTVFCTSIAGEEIGRIHTWGTHPAREADYQLASPCLVVDIPQTYLEPILVKNATARGTQTRFSTEYVSHVQDADGVDVLARDRLTGAEYTIRAKYLIGADGARSKVAADIGLSYEGAMDIAGSMNITFKADIERYVGHRPSVLYWVIQPGANVGGIGAGLVRMVRPWNEWLIVWGYDIDDEPPVVDEASATQIVRDLLGMPDIDVEITGTSLWGNNEMYAKHLQKGRVFCAGDAIHRHPPSNGLGSNTSIQDSYNLAWKLALVLRGQADRSLLDTYSAERAPVAERIVRRANRSSREFVQFFEVLGLLDATTEEEMVAAIEERKANTPQGAAKRAALVAAMDLKNFEFNAHGVDLGQHYQSAAVVSDGSTLPAPSRDPDLYYEMSTVPGSHLPHAWVGDTMHRTAMMDLAPYDRFTLVTGIAGEEWASVADKVAHEFGIPLATVVIGPGQEVTDLYYDWAKLREVDEGGVVLVRPDKHIAWRSTTMPEDPEGALRAALRQILGKA, encoded by the coding sequence ATGCCCGTGTTCGACGACGGTCAGCCCGAGACCCGTCCGCCCACGTCGTCGGTGGTCGAGACCGAAGTCCTCATCGTCGGCTCCGGACCGGCCGGCGCGTCGGCGGCGTTGTTCCTGTCGACGCTGGGCGTCGACAACATGGTGATCACGAAGTACCGGTGGACGGCGAACACGCCGCGGGCTCACATCACCAACCAGCGGGCGATGGAGATCTTCCGGGACATGGGCATCGAGGACCAGGTCCTGGCCGATGCAACACCGCACCACCTGGTCGGCGACACGGTTTTCTGTACGTCGATCGCCGGTGAGGAGATCGGGCGTATCCACACCTGGGGGACCCACCCGGCGCGTGAAGCCGACTACCAACTGGCCTCGCCCTGCCTCGTGGTGGACATCCCGCAGACCTATCTCGAGCCGATCCTGGTCAAGAACGCGACCGCGCGAGGCACGCAGACGCGGTTCTCCACGGAGTACGTCTCGCACGTACAGGACGCGGACGGCGTCGACGTCCTGGCCCGGGACCGGCTGACCGGTGCGGAGTACACCATCCGGGCCAAGTACCTGATCGGCGCCGACGGTGCCCGCTCCAAGGTCGCCGCGGACATCGGGCTGTCGTACGAAGGCGCGATGGACATCGCCGGGTCGATGAACATCACGTTCAAGGCCGACATCGAGCGCTACGTCGGTCACCGGCCCTCGGTCCTCTACTGGGTGATCCAGCCGGGGGCGAACGTCGGAGGCATCGGGGCCGGCCTGGTGCGCATGGTGCGTCCGTGGAACGAGTGGCTGATCGTCTGGGGCTACGACATCGACGACGAGCCGCCCGTCGTCGACGAAGCGTCCGCGACCCAGATCGTGCGCGATCTCCTCGGGATGCCCGACATCGACGTCGAGATCACCGGCACCAGCCTGTGGGGCAACAACGAGATGTACGCCAAGCACCTGCAGAAGGGCCGCGTCTTCTGCGCCGGGGACGCGATCCACCGGCATCCGCCGAGCAACGGGCTGGGCTCCAACACCTCGATCCAGGACTCCTACAACCTGGCCTGGAAGCTCGCCCTCGTGCTGCGCGGCCAGGCCGACCGGAGTCTGCTCGACACCTACTCGGCCGAGCGGGCGCCGGTCGCCGAACGCATCGTCCGACGGGCGAACCGGTCCAGCCGTGAGTTCGTGCAGTTCTTCGAGGTGCTCGGACTGCTCGACGCCACGACGGAGGAGGAGATGGTCGCGGCAATCGAGGAGCGGAAGGCCAACACGCCCCAGGGCGCGGCCAAGCGCGCCGCTCTGGTAGCCGCGATGGACCTGAAGAACTTCGAGTTCAACGCCCACGGGGTGGACCTCGGCCAGCACTACCAGTCCGCCGCGGTCGTCTCCGACGGCTCAACCCTGCCTGCGCCCAGCCGCGATCCCGACCTGTACTACGAGATGTCCACCGTGCCCGGCTCGCACCTGCCGCACGCCTGGGTCGGTGACACCATGCACAGGACGGCGATGATGGACCTCGCCCCCTACGACCGTTTCACCCTCGTCACCGGCATCGCCGGCGAGGAGTGGGCCTCCGTGGCCGACAAGGTCGCGCACGAGTTCGGGATTCCGCTCGCGACCGTCGTCATCGGACCGGGCCAGGAGGTCACCGATCTGTACTACGACTGGGCGAAGCTGCGCGAGGTCGACGAGGGCGGTGTCGTGCTGGTGCGGCCCGACAAGCACATCGCCTGGCGCTCGACGACCATGCCCGAGGACCCCGAGGGCGCTCTGCGTGCGGCGCTGCGCCAGATCCTGGGGAAGGCGTGA